The Dysidea avara chromosome 11, odDysAvar1.4, whole genome shotgun sequence genome includes the window CGCACAAGGCATGTTGTATTAAGCACAAGATGATAATTCCGGTGGCTTTGCAGAGCATTTTGGCTTGTACAATGCTAGCAAATGCTGATCTATTGAATCTACCCTCTTTTTATAGTGCAGCTTGCTAGCTATACCATCAACAACAGAAGCACGTGCCACGGATATAGATAGTCACGAGGCACGAGCAGGTTTACGCGCGcccctatatatagctagcccATATAGTATAAAACTTATTATATTATGGTCATGCATCGATTGTGTCCACTACTGGGAAAGGCTTAACAGCATGCGTAATGGAGAAATGTATATATTAGTCCAGGTAACAGACCACACAAACagctctcttaacaaactccctcaATTAAGGACACAATGGAAAAAACCTCCATGCATGACAAGGACAAAACTTTTGGTCTCAACAGGTCTAGTTACAGgtaatacattttttttacctctgaaagaggaaaacctctatattacagaaaaaagtggccaaaaattctgctcagaatgtctgtaatagagaggCTCCACTAGTACtgtacaagtatatatataccatgattCTGCTTTACAAAGCACATGCATGCAGGCAATTCTCGGAAACGTGCATCAAAAGTACAATTAAGATATCCATCTGTCCATAAGAAGTAAATCAACTAACCAtgaccaggggcggatacaTGCAGggcctggcaaggggaggggcacaaacaggctaagttgcaggtggttggggagacccagattctcttgctagtagctgcatttttgaagtagcaagtaatacacctcttagcaatatctcactgttgatttttactatggcctttgcagatggttgtgaagtcttaaaagcggtttaaaggctctgaatgtcttaaacaacagcaacacgataattatttttagaggcgcttagtacgcatgaaggtgctgggtgacagttagtttgactttggttcactttggtttcaggtgaatttgtaataattgCTACATATCTTCGTGAATTTTATAAGCTAATCTTGgcttgacaaagtttagtattttaatcagtaatatggctcctccacaaggtagaggggcatttgccccaaatgccccatcctgaatCCGCCATTGTGACCCgattttggaaaacctaccttttcgGCACACTGGTCAAAAATgctttttatagcttaaataaggCGAAATATTGTTGTGCAcactgtgtgaaaatttcagagCGATTCATACAAGCGTTATAAAGTTATGGTCAATTTACTCtccaatacattacaaactaacttttcattattgGTTGAGTTGTGCTGTAGTATGTTTCCGTAAACTGTCCGTAAGTGATTAAAGTCGACAGATGGGAACAAATCACTTCTTGACCAACTCCATTCGCTTTAAACGATTAGAAGCGATAAAATACGGATTCGTTGTAATAATATCACGTGTCCTTGCTTAATTAAATCACGTGATGTTTGAAGAGAGAGCACATGTGTCACGGCACCACTGATTTTGTGCTTCTTTCTTGCCTTACGCAGCGTTCTTTTACAACTTTTGTTGAGCGCACGGATAATAGATGAACACGAAGGGGATAGAAGACAACAATACTAAGGAGAGGAAAATTGCTCCGTTTGTTCATGGATCAAGTAAGTCTTTTTTGAATATTTGTAAGGCCGGCGCTGTAGATTATGTGTAATATTACTCACTGGTAGAGTTTTTGTGTAATTTGATAGCGATGTTCAGCACGACAATCGATTTTTAGCTTTAGGAGTTTTCTAGAGCCACTGTTCTGTTTTTCCCAGTGCTTATAATAGGGAGCTAAAGTTATAATAGAAAGTCACGTACACCGCAACAATAGGgttcataattattttgctgGCAAATGTTAAAAGTTGAATTAAGCTGTCTGATTGCATACCTGTGGGTGTAAACAAGTTTTTGACTTAGCCAGGTGTCTAGGCTACTAAAGGTTTACATTGTTTATACACAGTGTGCTAGCTAAAGCCACTAGTAGTGGCCTGGATTAAAGTTAGCACTGTTGATACCCTTGTAAGTAAGTACCAAGTGAGTAAGGAGCTTTGAATTGTGTTGCAAGTAATAATCGGCAGGAATTGTTTTAGTCTGTTTTTGCTTTTACTGTGGTTATGTGCTAGCATATGCAAGCAGCGTAGCGTAAAATGATACCCACTTCTTCAACTGTACTATATAGCATGGAACTAAGTGTGTATGTTTTTAACAGCAGTTGGCAGAAGCTTGCATTCAGAGAACATATTGGCAGAGTGCAAAAAAATTCATGAAATCAGTGGCTTTTCAGGGTAGACATTGTATACATTTTTTGTTAAGCCTCAAGAGAAGTGTGCAATGTGGCATACGCTTCAATGTACTAGAAATACTTACATGTCGTTTTTGAAATAATGGTCTCCAGAATGAATAACTAAGAATATTTACACATATCAGCTACATATCtaaataataatgttactaTTCTCATGGTTTAGGGACAGTGGGTTTAGGGCAGACCAAGTCCTGTGCCTCTTCAGGAACAAACTCTCTAATTTTCTCGTACAAATACCACTGACGTTCTGCTGACAGTCCTGCTGGAACAATTACATTAGGCAGTTCACCAGGTTCTGGACGCCATGATGATGATTTCAGCAGACTGATCGTACGTTCTGGGTCATCGTGAGTGTTTTTTACCATCACTTTTCCAGGGCGGCTGCTCAGAAACCTAAAATGATGCATCTGAGTGATGCCTTTTAACGCGGTTTTCACTGTTTTCTCCTCGAAGTAATCGCTCCAATTGTACATTGGAACGATGGTTGTTCCATCTTGACTGCCAACTAACTGGGCAAAATTAGGAGCAGCTGACTGGTTGACTGCAGCAACAATGTCATCAAGACAACCTATCTTCGTCTTGCGATAACGTCGCTTGAAAAGACCAAAACACCAGTCAGGCGAGAATTTAGTGTGCCCGACTGGTAGAAATGAAATCTTCACTTCAGTATGGAGACCAGTGAGTATCCTCCACATCAAATAACACATTAAATATCGATTTTTGTTTTGCCCAGTACAGTTGTCTGCATGGAAGTGTACAGATGTTTCACCAAGGCTATGGTGTGCAAGAAAATGGTGCAACATTGAGATGATTATGTTGCCACCTTTTCCAACATTAGATGCCTCGTCAATCAGGTAGTTGATCTATAAGAAAACAATGTGTAGCACTGATCAAACAGTATTTTCATAGATAATGTCTTACTTGCCGAGGAATCGCCTCACAGCAAACGCCAAAAATGGCACACTTACGTGGTGTGAGAAAGTATATTGGACCTGGCTGAAAGGGATCACACGGGTAATGCACCTATAAGCAGACAAGGTACATCTACAAAACTTTAAGTATATTCAAATACCTGCTGTGCCATATCAAAACTGTAGTGTATCGTCCCTTTATGACTCTTAGGTGGTACACAGGCATCTGGAGGTGGGGGTCCAGCAGAGAAGAGTTTCTCCAGAGTTGTTGCACTTTTCTCACAAGCGCCCCGATATTTTGCCCTTTCTTCCTTAACCAGTTTGAGGTGTCTTTCGGCTTGCTTGATGGTCTGATAAAATGGTAATAAAAGATCTAAGTTCATTGTTATTCGTACTTATTTATTTAGGACTCATTAAGAAACAAGCACAATACCTGGGATTTTTCCTCATCGGATCGATTGATGGCTTTCATAATCAAGGTGCTGTTTGTTTGGCAAGTCCAGCACAAATCACTCCTAGGTTTAGTGATCACAATGTGAGGTGCGAGCTGACACCAGTACTTGCGAAATGTTGTAAGTTCAGCATAGCGAATTCCAGTAGTGATGCATGAAGTCTTGTAACATTCCCATACACACTGTAATAAAAATCACTCATGATCAGTATGTGTACAGGTGCATAATTTAGTAATCAATCAATCACTTAACTATTATGTTGTATGTGGGGAATATGATAACCTGGACCGGACCAGACAAAAGGTCAATTCTCCAGGCATGCAAGATTAACCATATTTTACTATGATTTGTATCCCTATAGGTTTTATACACTACTCACCTTGAAGGAACTATGCCAAGAACGAGATCACAATATTGAACAGCACGCGCAATCCACTGTGGAACAATCCAACTAAGTTAAACGCTTTATAATGCGTTTCACCACATGGTCGCTACAAAGCTATGTGTTCTTCCTGCTGTACTTGTGTAGAACAACAGTCACACACACGAGTGGCTgtccgaatttattagagtcgcACTGAGCAGTCATTTATCCCCAGGACATTCTACAATAATTTGGTGATAGATAACACATTGAATTAAGCAAGGTAGGCAATAGTGAATTATTCCTGAATATAAATATCTTGTGTAAAGTTCATGACTCTAATAAATCCAGGCAGCCACTCTTGTGTGCCTGTTGTTCTATGCAAGTACAGCAGGAAGAACACGTAGCTTTGTagtgattgtgtagtgaaatgcGTTAGAAAGCGTTTTAGCTCAGTTGGATTGTTCCAAAGTGGATTGTGCGTCTTGTTCAATATGGCGATCGCCTTCTTGGCATAGTTCCTTTAAGGTGAGTAGTGTATAGAACCTACAGGAATACAAATAACAGTAAAATATGCCTAATCTTGTATTCCTGGAGAATTGATCTTTGGTCTGGTCCGGGTTATCATATTCCCAATTGTATGTTACTATATTCCTATTTTTATTAAAAGTAATACCTTCTTATTGCAGCTGGATGGCAACAGCTTCAAATCGTCTCGTTTGTACCCAGGTATCCTACCAGGCAGCAGGATGGCATTATCCTCAGCATAGTTTTGCAAAAACTGTACAAGTGCTGTCTGATCTTGGTACGTGAGTGCTTTAGGTGGTAAGCGTCGTTTATTTTTATGCTCTCTTACAGTCAACCCATTTTCAGCATAATGCTTCTTGAGAGCTTGCAGCTTGTACTTTGGTCCGACTCCAAGAAGGAAAGCAAAGGTAGCCGCACAAACTTGATGTCCATTGTGCATGTGCTCCGTTCTGTACCTAGATCGCTTCTCAATTTTGTGACGACCATGAACGATGTCTTCGTCAGTGCTTATGGTGGACATAATTGAGCCTAGGATTACCATGTCAAGTTGTTCATGAGAAAGCAAAGCAGCCTGTGCTCGAATGTCACGATAAtactcagctgtaaacaaagtgcTACATGGCCTATCACCTACTGCCAGTTTACAACCACAGGTATCATTCACAAATTTTGCACATTTTTCCTCATTTGATTGTTGTGGATCATCGTCATCATGGTCGTGATGGGGTTGTCTCCTAGTACTTGTGTTGTTTTCTCTCATAGGAGTATCATCATCGTTAGTATGGAGTCTGGCAGCTCTGCTGTTGGCAACTTCATTGCTATTGATGGAGAAAGACGGCTGACTATTACTGGTCTGTGCTTCACGAGAGTCACAAACTGGGGAACTACCTAACAACTGGCTTGTAACTGGTAAGTGCTGACCACTACTGATTAAACTGTAACCTTCATTATTATGTGATTGATCACCAACTAGGTACTGGCTGTGATGTGGTTGGTTGTCAGCATTGGCAGCAAACCAGGTACTATTCCTTGGTATCTGTTGACCAGTGAAATCAAGTTGCAATTCACCAGGACCAAGAGTAGGAAGCCAGTTGGTGGTGCTATTCCAATTTTGGACGGGAAATGGTTGTGAAGTGTACAGATGACCATGCTGACTGGTAAGCTGACTACCATAGCCAGACCACTGCTCAGTAATGGAACTACACCAGGACGAATGGTTATAGCTGTTACCAACCCAGTTATGATTAGCAGGTAGCTGTTCACTGACATATAATTGGTGGTTATTTGTGTGCTCACTACTAGGCTGGCTGTGACTAATAGCGCTGTCTTCACAAGAAGCATCCTCCCAGTTTGTATCAATGTGGTTACGTGGTGTGCTACTAGTGACTGAACCAGGAGACGGCAGAGAATTGGTTGTATCTAGATGAGCGGTGTCTGTTGGCACAGTGGTAGCAATAGGAGAAACTCTTATTTCAGCATCAAAAATATCTACATGTATTCAAAATTGTTTCAAGTTAATGTATGTAACTTATGTGTATTAGTATGGTATTACCTTGCTGTATGTCATCACATTCATCAATATTGCTTGTGTCTGCCACAACAGACCTCGATTTCTTTCGTTTGCGCCGCCTGGTTGTCTCTGTGGGTAATGTAAGCGGTTAAAAGGATTGCTGCGGTGGTTTCATCGCATTCCTTACCTTCTTGGTCACTGATTTCGTCATCACTGCTGTCGTCACTTTTATCAAAATAATCCTGTACAAGCGCCTCAAACTGTGCGTAGTCATTAGAGCTTAGTCGCACAATTCCATCATTCGCTAAGGAGTTAATAGCCGACAAAACCCCGCTTCTTCTCGATGAAGTAGCCATAGAGAGTTGGCGCGTAAAGAATGAAGGTTGGCGCGGAAAAGAAGTTACGGCTGGAACAAATGGGATGATTTGTAAGTTCCCGTGTTACGCATACAGTGAAATGGCTACACAGTGCGACATTTTTGGGAATATCTCATGATAGAAAATACCTACGCGTGTAATATTTTATACCGACAAAGAAAGATAATCTCTCTAtgtattcatgtaaaaatattgcCATGCGATtctttttgaaaattttattatcGCTGCTTTCTGAAATTTCTATTTGTGCcgaaaaggtaggttttccaagatcggGTCACCCATTGATGACCACAATGTACATGGTTACTAGGCAAAAAGGACTAAGGTGTACATGCATATGGTTAATAGGCAAAAAACTTGCTATAAGCCGCTTGCTGAATGAAATAATATCTTTTTGTTTCAATTCCCTGTAGCAGCAATATGTGATGAATTACCTACCagaacatttaatccctttcCATATTTAACTGCATGGTTTCAGAGATTCATTTTTTGTGAATTTGAATGATTATATCATGATCATACAAAAATCCTAGTGCATTCGTACATATatcatatatcatacagtataaatTACAGCTATATGTAGCTTATAAGCTGTATATATCTGTATGGGATGTCATTCTTGTTACATTAACTGGTTTAGGCAAATAACTCCATGTTGGCCTGCCATTAAAATGGTTCTCAGGGTATACTATCTGTTAAGCACATAAATTCATGGAATTATCACTTTTGGCTGTGCATGCAATAAACACTGTTTAGCTGGCCCATATTTGTATACACCACAGAGGCAAGCTATCAACCTTATATAGATACTGTTATTCTTATTGATAGTCCCATGTGATACATATAAAATTGTTGTTGAAGGCTATATATAATGACTTATATAGTAATCAACTCATACAGGAAAGGAATGCTATAATCTTTACTGGTCAATATTCATTATCCAGTATCCTGCCTGATGCATTCTTTCACACAAGATGGTCATGATGACCAAACTAGATGATGTAGCAAAATTCATCCATCATAAAATTGATTAGTGGATATATGTGTCATTATGTAATGTAGTGTAACACAGTTGTAAAGTGTAATAATAGCTTACAGTATTTCACTGACTTGTCTGTGGCATACATGCATAATAAACTCGTCATTAATTTATACCACTAATTCCTCTTACACATACAGCACAATTCAACTATATGTATTAATGAGTAATGACTGGTTTAGCTTTTTTGATCACTTGACACTGCAACATGTAGCATAATACTAAAATCCACGTGTTCAAACACATCATGTGATCTGAATCAGTTGTTGGACATTTAAGTAAAAGCAAGATCAAGATCAAGAAGCAAGGTCACTAAGTCTTCTGATGTCGTACTGTAAGAAATGCCAGTATGGGATTTCTGTATATGCAAATGCatgctaatatatatatatatacagtacaaaacTGACTTGAAAGTACATTGTGCATGTGCTATCTATTGTAGCAAAGCCACACCAACCCAGTCCCTCAATTTAGTGAAGTGGCTGTCTTTGTAACGCAAGTTGGAATGGAAGACCATGTACATGCAGGCAAACATGATAATTTGCTTATCATCCACAAATAAAATTTGTGATTTACATGTGGGAGGAAAGTCATTTTTTCATTGTTGTTTAAGGCTAACTGTTAAGAGGTTAGCTTAAAGTTATAAAACTTACATTTTACTGCCTTAGTGAGGTGTACATTTCCCGTGTTGTAAAATGACAGCTGGCCTTCTCAGTATcaaaatatatgtatatgtgatAATCATAATGAAATTTGAGGCAGTATATAGACCATAGGGTGGAAAATGAtgcaggtggggatgagaaGCAAGTTATCAAGTTTACCTAACCTAAGTACAGAGGACACATAACACTGCATCTTCAATGTCTTAAACTGATTTCTATATATGGATAGTAAATGTGCCAGTGTGactatacatacattattatcTGGATCATCGACtgcaaattacaaaaagaatttaattTATTTGGACGCTTTGATATATTAATAAGGATTATATAGTTAATTTAACACTTATTTAACAGAATGGGCTTGATTATGTATTTGGTTAAATGTTATAGTCGtcacatgtgcatgtgtacgCAGCTATACAAAGCTGATCATGAGGGGAcggaaacacacacacacacagtattaTATAATTTCATAAAGTAAATTACCTGTAAACTATATACACAGGTATGAGAATTTATGTGGTAGTATCATAAAGTGAAAGAGGaattgtgtgttgtgtaggAAATTGATAATAGAAGACAAGGAAAAAATTATTGtgacattataatattatagtaatcaTGAAAGAGGAAGATGGAGGAATGCTTATGGACCAACAGTGTGCCATCTTCATCATCTATATAAACAACCATTAATTACAGCTACAAGTTGCTGCTGTAGTCTCTATAGTAATAGTCGCTGTGGAAAGCAGACTAGGCCTTTTATATACATCTTTGACAACAAGTGTATAATATTAGCGGTGTACCTCTGACTCACATTGCAATTGGTTATGAAACTTGGAATGGAGATGCCACACCTGCAGGAAGTTTGCTTGAGTCCATCATAAGAATTACAGGATGGCTGAGGATGCATGCATACATGGCTTCTGGTGCAAGCAATGGATATGCTGGATCACAGTGTATCACAATTACAAACTAGGACTATTGCCACACCAGTCAGCTTTAAGTCCTATGCAAAGGAAGGTGATGCGGCAGTTAAAAACATGGAAGGAACTGAAGTCATCCAATATTATTGCATTCATGTCATTGATGAATTACCTCCACCAGGTTGAAAACATCTTGTTTTTCTTGCAGAAATGCTAATACTCTCCATCTGGAAGCTGGAGATGCACTGAGTAAACTTTTCTTTCTATCAAATAAAATACAAATGGCTTTGGGTGCCAGATATAAGTATGAATAAAAGACCGAACATCACAGCTACATGGAAAGAACTTGAAGATGGAAATACAAATGTTACCAAGAGTGAGATGCTATTTGTCTCAATAAGTACTGACCATGCTTGTGAATATCTTAACATGATACTAATTTAAAAGGTACATTCTGGCTTAGTAGGAATTTCAAATACTAGCTAGGTAGCAGTTTTTGGCTTCTCTAAGATTCTTTTAAAATTATACTGTAAGACAGCTGAACAAGCCAACAATGTACAACCTTCCAAGAACAACGAACTGTTGACAAAATCAAAGTTGCAATGCTGAACTAGAGTAATCCTTTTGTTGCCAAAGGCAGCCAAATATATATACAATTTTATCACAAATGATGTACCTTCATACAGTttgacagtactgtatagtagggaccacaaaggagtaggtgtggctcacgaaataatatcacccaaaaaaccagcttcaattttcccagatgacgatgaggcagtattagttaggtaaaactaaacccaaacaagctttcagatcaacctgaaacactttcaataagttgctacggaattgtaaaaaaattattaaacggatttgtctactgactgactgactaagtaagtaagtaagtaactgactgatgccttcagacaagcataactcgataatggctaatgctatgggcttgatttttttcactgtttggcatcaCTTTGGGCCGAGAGGTGCTTTtaggcatactgcagtacatgcaatgcattcttcatggacttaccagtttcctcctttgtgtcccattcatctttgctgacagtgaaaagtgtgcagtagcacgtgatggcttcccttcaaaacggaaatcatccgtatttttcatagtggctactctgattgtagaggtacttttcaaaacAGTtcttgctgtgtaacaggttgaacatagccgacaacgaagcatgtaatggatacttcacacttttcagacaataattgatataactggggcacgcagtgccatttctttcttttggtatgcagaagtgctttttgaacagttcttgatccgaaatgctgtgtaacgggttgggAATAGCTGAGAATGAAGTgtgatggatacttcacttttcagatgataattggggtgtgCGGCGTAATTATGCGTGGATTTATcaagtcataataattaattttacaaaaagttaacaaacaagtatacagaaaaatttgaaattttcaactagagtagggaccatagcacatcgataaaaagtactgaaacaagccggagtagtgcatgatattaaagtgttatatccctatactgtgctcaagatgccataatggaaatgcacagtagggatataacacttcttattgttttactgcgatttaatatcgcgcactactccagcttgtttcagtactttttatcgatatcctatggtccctactctagttgaaaattccaaatttttctgtgtacttgtaagaaTATGTTCCACAGATCTTAAATGCTGATGAAATTTGCTAGAAAAAAATTTATGAAGCAGAAAGTATCAATGGAGACATTATAGTCTTTGGGAACCAGTCAAAAAGCAGAACAACAAATGTATATGTCTGGCAGCAAGGAGCAAACTGTAAAAATCCACGATCAGACAGTTGATCATGATATGAAAGAGACCATGCAAAATCTTGCATATATGGTCGTCTGGTGGACCAAACAGGGACTTTGACCAATACAATCAGCAACCATGATTTCACCCCAACTCCAGAAGCCCTTTTTGCACCAGATGGATCAATGTTGTTACAAGTCACAAACACCTTGAAAATTAACATGTGCTGTTGGTACCAATGAAATTTTTCCATCCAGTGAGCAGAATGATTGCTTATATATCAAAGACTGTCATTGTCCATGGAATGGTTTTATTTTGTCTAGAAGCTGGGAGTTTCAATGACAAATTTGTCAGTAGGATTTAGTGAAGTTACACTGGTATTGATTGACATGTACAAACCTGACTCATTGAAAGAGAAACCTAGAAAGAGATACCACAAGGAAAACTCCTGTACTGAAGATGATACAGACATCAAACATATTCCCCACACAGTTTCATCACATGAACAAACAAAAGCCGATCTGACGGTATACCTTGCACAAGTAATACTCAATAATGTGAAACACATTCACCTTGGCTATTCAGCATCAGGTCAAAACAGATGTAAACTTTGAAAACAGAAATCATGAAGAGGCTGACACGATCATGGGAGGCAAAGCATCAAAACCATATACAAATGTAGAACTTGTGTTTTTAATCCAGATGCATGGATGTTTTGGTTCTGGCCATACAAACTCTATAAGCTATAACAGGAAAAAGATCTCTGTCTTTTGTAGTACAGGGAAAAGATATGTCACTTGGATATGGCCAATAAGGTAGTTCATTTGGTGGCTGAAATAGGTTGACAGGCCTAGGCCCACTTGTTTCATGCAATGTTTGCATATATTGGAGTGGTGGTGGCCATCTTTCTGAACACACTTTGGAAAGTAATTCAAGCAAAAAAGCATTTCTATTtctgaccgggcctgcaaaaacagggcatgtgggcaacatgatttttgcctacttttttacaattccatcactcataactttttataccattatgctatggcaatgcacttagtagacatttaattggctttatatgatgcaagttacagaatgctaATATTCTGTTCCCATACTGAGATATGGCTTGTAGCATGAGTggttgtagtttgtgcccacatgccctgttttcacaggcccggtcacatttcatctttcacttcttttgtaagTTTACCCTAAACTGGTAGTTCCAGCAGTGTTCTGGAAAGTGCAGCTTTCATGTATTGCTAAAACCACTCCATTTTGTTTATTCCTGCCCAACATTGTCAGTTCCAGTGAATGCATGGAACTGTCAGTTACAGTGTATGCATGAAACATAGATAGGTAAAGCTTGTGTCTTTTTCTTGCCAAAAGCTCACCATATTGGTACAATATATATGATACGCAATACCAATAAAATGGATGACTTTTTATGTTCTACAGGTATAAGAGTTTATAGCTTAGAGAGATTTAAGATGGCACAATCATGTTCTGCAAACAACTTGCAGAGAGCAACAAGTTGCCACCACACTAGAAGGGCACATAAACTGGGTGCCACTGTCATGCATCAACAGCCTTTTGAACTGCTTTACTATAAGGACACTATGGCCAGTTGCTGCCTGTCACCATGTTGAATTTTCCTGCATCACAAACCATTATTGAGTTGGTTAGTAGATCTAACCGCTCTATGCTAAAAATGACATGCTGATGCAACAACTCACCTTCTGTTTGTGTACAAGCAATAAAAACTTAAACATCGAAAGTAATAACAGTGCGTGATGATGATTATTATGGATAATCTGCTTATATGTTTGAATTAGCTGTATTAGTTGTATATTAACATTTTAGAGATATGTACTAATAAATTCTAAGGGTATGAAAACATGTAATAATTGTTTGTTTGCAATTCTGTCAATAAGAAACTGTTGAGAAATTAGCCTTTTATAGGGTGCTATTTTTAAAACCGAAAATTAACTACCatgcaggaatctgtgcaaatgtaaacattaattttcagaTTCCCTATGCACCCTAtataagctttccaaaaatatataggtttgctaatccttGTAAATTTTGATTGACATAGTGAACAAAACTTAAAAAAATATGCATTACAAGGACAAAGGGCAATAACACAATGTACGACGAAAAACATGCAGAGATCTAGTCTCAAAAACTAAGTACAAAAAACAACGATAAATGGCATGACAAAAAGACTTTACAGATTTGATAGAGAGTGTATCAATTGAGACAGTGTTCCATAAAAACACAGTATTGACAAAGAAAGTAATGACAGTGAGTCAGTGACTGTTGATAGTAGATTGTAATGGTGCAATACACAGTTTATGGGCTCTGGCGCAGGAAGTATTGCAGTGATATTATAGTGATCAAAATTAAGTGACATTTTGTTGTTGAGGATATCATAATATAGTGTTGACACAGACCGGTACTTATGATGATCAGAGAGACTAGGCCAGCACAGTGAATGGAGACAATCATCAGATGGTATAGTCCATTTCCTGGATCCTGGCTTCCACATGCCTACATAGCAGCATGACGTTGTACAGACTCTAAGCCAGATATGTCATAATATGGACTCCACACTTGACAAGCACACTCAATCAGTGGTCTAACTAAAAACTTGAATATAAGCTACAGATTTTGC containing:
- the LOC136238109 gene encoding uncharacterized protein — its product is MRENNTSTRRQPHHDHDDDDPQQSNEEKCAKFVNDTCGCKLAVGDRPCSTLFTAEYYRDIRAQAALLSHEQLDMVILGSIMSTISTDEDIVHGRHKIEKRSRYRTEHMHNGHQVCAATFAFLLGVGPKYKLQALKKHYAENGLTVREHKNKRRLPPKALTYQDQTALVQFLQNYAEDNAILLPGRIPGYKRDDLKLLPSSCNKKCVWECYKTSCITTGIRYAELTTFRKYWCQLAPHIVITKPRSDLCWTCQTNSTLIMKAINRSDEEKSQTIKQAERHLKLVKEERAKYRGACEKSATTLEKLFSAGPPPPDACVPPKSHKGTIHYSFDMAQQVHYPCDPFQPGPIYFLTPRKCAIFGVCCEAIPRQINYLIDEASNVGKGGNIIISMLHHFLAHHSLGETSVHFHADNCTGQNKNRYLMCYLMWRILTGLHTEVKISFLPVGHTKFSPDWCFGLFKRRYRKTKIGCLDDIVAAVNQSAAPNFAQLVGSQDGTTIVPMYNWSDYFEEKTVKTALKGITQMHHFRFLSSRPGKVMVKNTHDDPERTISLLKSSSWRPEPGELPNVIVPAGLSAERQWYLYEKIREFVPEEAQDLVCPKPTVPKP